CGTCAGGGGGCGCGGCTCGGCGTCGCCCGGGTCGAGCAGGTACAGGCGCTGGTCCTCGAGGTTGGCGAAGACCAGCGCGTGCCCCTCGGCCGTGCGCACCGGCAGGTACGAGCGGCCGCCGTGTTCGTGGACCCGGGTCCGGGCGTCCCAGGGCGCTCGGAGCAGTTCGGTGCGTTCCCCGCCCGCCAGATGGACGACCGTGGTGCGTCCGCCCTCCTCGGGCCGCGACTCCTGCCACCACACGTCGCTGCCGTGCACGATGGGGAAGCCGAGGCGCAGCCCGGCGCGGGCGACGTCGGCCGCGGAGATCGGGGAGGGCCAAGTGCCGTAGGGGAGGGTAACGCGAGCGGTCATAACGGAATCGTCCCGCAAACGAGGAACGATTGGGGCCCTGACTGTCCAGATGAGTTCTGAAAGTAATTTGGCCGCCGACCTTGCAAGATCCACAAAAAGGGCGGAGGTCAGGACACCGCCGCCGTCTCCTCCCGCCGAGCGCGGCCGAGGAGGGCCCGCAGGTCGCGGACGGCCGTCCGACCCGCCCGGTTGGCGCCGATCGTGCTGGCGGACGGACCGTAGCCGACGAGGTGGACGCGGGGGTCCCGGACGGCCCGGGTGCCGTCGATCTCGATGCCGCCGCCCGGCGCCCGCAGCCGCAGCGGGGCCAGATGGTCGAGGGACGCGCGGAATCCGGTGGCCCACAGGATGACGTCCGCCGCGAACGAGCCGCCGTCGGCCCACACGACCCCGTCCGGCGTGACCCGCTCGAACATCGGCAGGCGCTCCAGGACGCCCCGATCGCGGGCCGCCCGCACCTCGGGTGTCAACATGAGCCCCGTGGCACCCACCACGCTCCCCGGCGGCAGCCCCCGCCGCACCCGCTCCTCGACGCGCGCCACCGAGTCGCGTCCCCGCGCCTCGTCGAACGGGCCGTCGACCCACACCGGCGGACGCCGCGTCACCCAGGCCGTCGCGGACGCGACCTCGGCGATCTCCATGAGCAGTTGAACGGCGGACGCCCCGCCTCCCACGACCACGACCCGCCGCCCCGCGAACTCCGAGGCGCTCCGGTAGTCCACCGTGTGCAGTTGGCGGCCCCGGAACGTCTCCCGCCCCGGGTAGTACGGCCAGAACGGGCGCTCCCAGGTGCCGGTCGCGTTGATCAGGCCCCGGACCGACCAGACACCCTCCGAGGTGTCCACCAGCAGCCGACCGTCCTCATCGTCGCGCACCGCGGTGACGTCGACGGGACGATGCACCGGAAGGTCGAACGTCCGCTCGTACCGGCCGAAGTACTCCGACACCACCTCGGACGCCGGCCTGGACGCGTCCGCCTCGCCCAGCGGCAGCCCGGGCAGGTCGTGAACGCGATGCGCCGCGCTCAGCGTCAGCGACGGCCACCGATGCCGCCACGCACCGCCCGGCCCCGGGTTGTGGTCGAACACCACGAAACCCAGCCCCGAGCGGCGCAGCGCGTACGCACTCGACAGCCCCGCCTGCCCCGCCCCGATCACCGCCACGTCGACCCGCTCGTACGTCACGTTCGCTCGAACCACCGCCGACGGCGCCCGATTCCCACCGGAGGCCCGATTTCGAGTCACCGCCGGGCGACGGAGAATCCCCGGCCGCCCGAACGGCGACCGCCCACGCCCGAACGGCGACCACGCACGCCCGAACGGCGACCGCCTACGCCCGAACGGCGACCGCCTACGCCCGAACGGCGACCGCCTACGCCCGAACGGCGACCGCCCACGTCCGGACGGTGACCGCCTACGCCCGAACGGCGACCGCCCACGTCCGGACGGTGACCACGCGCGCTCGAACGGTGACCACCACCTCCGAACGGCGACCACCCACGCCCTAACGGCGACCGCTTACGCCCGAACGGTGACCACCACGTCCGAACGGCGACCACGCGCGCCCGAACGGCGACCACCCACGTCCGAACGGCGGCCACGCGCGCCCGAACGGTGACCACCACGTCCGAACGGCGACCACGCGCGCCCGAACGGTGACCACCACGTCCGAACGGCGGCCACGCGCGCCCGAACGGTGACCCGTGTGCTCTGACGGTGACCGTCCGCGAGTGTCCTTCTAGTCCGCGCCCGTGGCCGCGTCGGTGGTCGACAGGCCGACCGCGCCGCCGGTCGTTGCGTCGGCCGCCAGGGTGCGCGCCGAGGTCTTGCGGCTGCGGCGGCTGCGGCGCTCCAGGCGGTTGGCCAGGTGGCTGAGGGCCATGTTGATGCCGATGTAGATGATCGAGATGACGATCGCGGCCGGGATCAGGTTGGCGTAGTTGGCCGGGACGATCCGGAAGCCGGAGCTGAGCAGGTCCTCGTAGGCGATGACGAAGCCCAGGGCGGTGTCCTTGAGGAGCACGACCATCTGGCTGACCACGGCGGGCATCATCGCGGTGATCGCCTGGGGCAGCAGCACCAGCCGCATCACCGCGTTCTTGCGGAGGCCGATGGCGTAGGCGGCCTCCGACTGGCCGCGCGGGACCGCCAGCACCCCGGCCCGCACGACCTCGGCCAGGACCGAGCCGTTGTACATGACCAGGCCGAACACCAGGGCGGCGAACGCGGGCACGGTGACGTTCCCGGCGTTGATCTCCACCCCGAAGACGAAGAAGACGTTCTCCACGAGGGTCCGCTGCAGATTGCCGAGCGGGCCGTCCGCGATGACCGGGCTGATCGCCGGCGGGACGAAGAACGCGAGGAAGATCAGGATCAGCAGCGGGATGGCCCGGAAGAACTCCACCACCGCGCCCGCCGGGAGCCGGATCCACCAGTGGTCCGACAGCCGGGCCAGTCCGAACACCACGCCGAACAGCAGCGCCAGCACGGAGGCCACCGCCGCCGCCGCGAGGGTGTTCTTCAGCCCGGGGAGGATGAGGTTGTCCCACACCTGCCATTCGGTGAAGGGGTCCCACAGCTTGCCGGCCCACTGGCCCCGGTCGTTCAGCCGGTCGTAGACGACCCACGCGACGCCCAGCAGGAGCAGGGCGGAGACGCCGGTGATGATGTTGTTGCGCAGCCGGGCCCGCGGACCCGGCGCGTCGAACAGGACGTTGGCCCCCGACCGACTCATCGCGCCACCGCCATCCGCTTGGCCAGCCAGCCGAACAGGAAGCCGGTCGGCAGGGTGAGGATCATGTAGCCGACCGCGATCCCGACGAAGATCGGGATCGACGCCCCGAAGTCGTAGAACAGGTTCTTCATCACCGCGGCGGCCTCCACCCCGTAGGCGACGGCGCCGACCACCGTGGTGTTCTTGATCATGGCGATCATCACGCTGCCCAGCGGCGCGATGACCGCCCGGACCGCCTGCGGCAGGATGATCATCCGCAGCGACTGCGTGGAGGTCAGCCCGATGGAGCGGGCGGCCTCGGCCTGCCCGAGCGGCACCGTGTTGATGCCCGACCGCAGCGCCTCACAGACGAACGCCGAGGTGTAGACCGACAGCCCGAGCACGCCCCACCAGTAGCGGTTGATCCCCTCCGAGTCGGACAGCGTGACCTTGAGGTTGTCGTTGATCGCCAGGATGCAGATGGCCAGCACCAGGGTCAGCGGCGTGTTCCGCAGCAGGTTCACCACGAAGGAGCCGGTGGCGCGCAGCACCGGGGTCGGCGACACCCGGAAGGCCGCCAGGACCGTGCCGAGGAACAGCGACAGCACGGCGGTCATCGCGGCGATCCGGATCGTCGCCCAGAAGCCCAGGAGGATCTTGTCGAGGTTGTCGAAGACCGGGCCGAAGTCCAGGAGTTGGTCCATGAGGATCCACGGGTCGGGGGCCGCGCCGGGCGCACCGGCGCGGCCCTTCGTCAAGAGAACGGACTGCGGGTCAGGCGCAACCCTCGAACTGGGGGACCGTGGTGGTGAACTTCAGCCCGGTGCCGCCGAAGTGCTTCTGCAGCAACTGCTGCGCGGTGCCGTCGGAGTACATCTTGGTGAGGGCCTTGTTCACCGCCTCGCAGGTCTCCAGGTCGCCCTTCTTCAGGCCGACGCCGTACTTCTCGTCGGTGAAGGGGTCGCTGATGACCTTGAAGGCGCCCTTCTGCTGGTTGGCGAAGCCGGCCAGGATCAGGTCGTCGGTCGTGACCGCGTCCAGCGAGCCCGACTTCAGCTTGGCCACGCAGTCGGAGTACCCGGTGGCGTCGACCAGCTCGGCGTCGATGTTCAGCTTGCCGTCCGGGGGCGGGTCGGTGATCCGACGCCAGGAGTTCGATCCGGCGGCGCGGCAGAGCTTCTTGCCCTTGAGGTCGGTGGCCTTGGTGATGTCCTTGTTGTCCGCCAGCACCATCGTGTCCTGGTGGGCGACGTAGTACGGACCGCCGAAGGTGACCTTGGGCTTGCGCGAGTCGGTGATGGAGTACGTCGCGAAGATGATGTCGACCTGGTTGCTCGCCAGGAAGGACTCGCGGTTCTCCGAGCGGGCCTCCTTGAAGGTGATGCCGCTCGCCTGGACGCCGAGCTCCTTGGCGACGTACCTGGCGACGTCGACGTCGAAGCCCTCGTAGGTGCCGTCCGGCTTCTTCAGGCCCAGCGCGGGCTGGTCGAACTTGATGCCGACGACCAGCTTGCCGCTCTCCTTGGCGCGCTGTGCGAGGGGCTTGCTCTCGGCTTCCTTCTTCTCGCTGTCGCTGCCGCAGGCGGCGGCGCCCAAGGCCAGGGCCGCCGCCATGGCGACGGCGGCGAACTGACGTGCTCGCATATGCGTACCTCTGTTTTCGTGCCGACTCGCTCGGATCAAAAGGGTGCTGAACGTTCAGTGGGTGAGGATCTTCGAAAGGAAGTCCCGGGCGCGGTCCGTGCGCGCGTTGGTGAAGAACTCGTCGGGCGTGTTCTCCTCGACGATCTGTCCGTCCGCCATGAAGACGACCTTGTTGGCGGCGCGCCGGGCGAAGCCCATCTCGTGGGTGACCACGATCATGGTCATGCCCTCGCGGGCGAGCCCGGTCATCACCTCGAGCACCTCGTTGACCATTTCCGGGTCCAGCGCCGAGGTGGGCTCGTCGAACAGCATCACCTTGGGCTCCATCGCGAGGGCCCGGGCGATGGCGGCGCGCTGCTGCTGCCCGCCGGACAACTGGGCGGGGTACTTGGCGGCCTGCGCGCCGATGCCCACCCGGTCCAGCAGGGCCATGGCCCTGTCCTCGGCGTCCGCCCGCTTGCGCCGGCGCACCTTGGTCGGGCCCAGCGTGACGTTCTGCAGGATCGTCTTGTGGGCGAACAGGTTGAACGACTGGAACACCATGCCCACGTCGGAGCGCAGCCGGGCCAGCTCCTTGCCCTCCTCGGGCAGTCGTCTGCCGTCCACCGTGATCGTGCCGCCGTCGATCGGCTCCAGCCGGTTGATCGAACGGCAGAGGGTGGACTTGCCGCCGCCGGACGGGCCGATCACCACGACGACCTCGCCCCGCTCGACGCTGAGATCGATGTCCCGCAGCACGTGCAGAGGACCGAAGTGCTTGTTGACCTTCTCGAGCAGGACGAGCGGAACGTGGTCGGACCCCACCGCTCCGCCGGCCTCGATGCCGCTGTCCTTCATGGCTCGGGACTCTATGGCATGGACGGTGCCGGATCACTTACCGAGCGGTACCGATAGGATCACAGATTCGTACGTCATCACCCATAACGCCGTGTTTTTATGGTGGCTTCGGCCCCGCACGGAAGATCATCGCGTTCTCCCCGGGTGACGCGGGGCGCGCCTCGCACCGCGTAGGCTTGGCAACTGTCATGAACGCGCCCACGATCACCCCCGAAGCACCCCGCACGTACCAGATCCGCACGTACGGCTGCCAGATGAACGTGCACGACTCCGAGCGCCTCGCCGGGCTGCTGGAGGCGGCCGGCTACGTCAGGGCCGACCGGGCGGCGGAGCCGGACGTCGTGGTGTTCAACACCTGCGCCGTCCGCGAGAACGCCGACAACCGCCTGTACGGCAACCTCGGTCACCTGCGGCCCGTCAAGGACGGCCACCCCGGCATGCAGATCGCGGTCGGCGGCTGCCTGGCCCAGAAGGACCGGGACGCCATCGTGCGCCGCGCCCCCTGGGTGGACGTCGTCTTCGGCACCCACAACATCGGCTCGCTGCCGGTGCTGCTGGAGCGCGCCCGGGTCGGGCGGGAGGCCCAGGTCGAGATCAAGGAGGCGCTGGAGACCTTCCCCTCCACGCTGCCGACCCGCCGGGAGTCCCCGTACGCGGCCTGGGTGTCGATCTCGGTGGGCTGCAACAACACCTGCACGTTCTGCATCGTCCCGGCGCTGCGCGGCAAGGAGCGCGACCGCCGCCCCGGCGAGATCCTGGCCGAGGTCGAGGCGCTGGTGGGCGAGGGCGTGCTGGAGGTGACGCTGCTCGGCCAGAACGTCAACGCCTACGGCTCGGAGTTCGGCGACCGTCAGGCGTTCGCCAAGCTGCTGCGCGCCTGCGGGGAGATCGACGGGCTGGAGCGGGTGCGGTTCACCTCGCCGCATCCCCGGGACTTCACCGACGACGTCATCGCCGCCATGGCCGAGACGCCCAACGTGATGCACTCCCTGCACATGCCGCTGCAGTCGGGGTCCGACGCGGTGCTGCGGGCGATGCGCCGCTCCTACCGGCAGGACCGCTACCTGGGCATCATCGAACGGGTCCGCGCTGCCATGCCGGACGCGGCGATCACCACCGACATCATCGTGGGCTTCCCCGGCGAGACCGAGGAGGACTTCGAGCAGACCCTGCACGTGGTGCGGGAGGCGCGGTTCTCCGGCGCGTTCACCTTCCAGTACTCCAAGCGTCCCGGCACCCCGGCGGCCACCATGGACGGGCAGGTGCCCAAGGAGATCGTGCAGGAGCGCTACGAGCGGCTGATCGCCCTCCAGGAGGAGATCTCCTGGTCGGAGAACAAGCGGCAGCTCGGTCGCACCCTCGAGGTGCTGGTCGCCGAGGGGGAGGGCCGCAAGGACGACGCCACCCGGCGTCTGTCCGGGCGCGCCCCAGACAACCGGCTGGTCCACTTCCGGCAGCCGGACGAGACGGTGCGTCCCGGCGACATGGTCACCGTGGAGGTCACCTACGCGGCCCCGCACCACCTGGTCGCCGACGGGCCCGTGCAGACGGTCCGGCGCACCCGGGCGGGCGACGCGTGGGAGGCCCGTCAGGGGCGGGTCGCGGGCGCTGCGGGTGTCGCGCTCGGCATGCCGACCATCGGCCGCCCGGCCGCCCCGCCGCAGTCGGCGGGCTGCTCGGCGCACGGCTGACCGGCGCACGCCGCCGCGCCGGCCGTCCCACCTTCGGGGAGCGGTCCGGCGCGCGGCGAGGATCGGGGCCTACTAGGCGCCCGGCGTGCCCGGCGTGTTCGGCGGCCCGGTGTCGCGGCCCTGTTGCTGCTGTCCTCGGTCGATGTGCTCCCCGGCCTTCTTCTGCGCCTTGTCCACCTTGTCGGCGTACTTGCCGCCGGTGCGCTTGTCGACCATGTCACCGGCCTTGTCGACGGCCTGCTTGGCCTTGCCGGAGTTCTGGCCGAGCATCTCCTTGACCTTCGTCATGAACGACATGTGGTCCCCCCGATGTCCCGGATGTCGGCTCCGGTACTTTCGCCCGGTGCCCGAACACCGCTCCCATACCCCCGCGGATGGCATGGTTATCGTGTGACCTCAACAGACGTTCTGGCCGTGGTGGGGCCGACCGCGTCGGGCAAGTCCGATCTGGCGGTCGAGTTGGCGCTGCGGCTCGACGGGGAGGCCGTCAACGCCGACTCGATGCAGTTGTACCGGGGCATGGACATCGGCACCGCGAAGCTGACGCGGGAGGAGATGCGCGGCGTCCCGCACCATCTGCTGGACGCGTGGGACGTGACCGAGACCGCCAGCGTCGCCGAGTACCGGCGGCTCGCCGGCGACGTCATCGACGACGTCCGGGAACGGGGACGGGTCCCGGTCCTGGTGGGCGGGTCCGGCCTGTACGTGCGGGCGGCGCTGGACGAGATGGACTTCCCCGGCACCGACCCCGCCGTGCGCGCCCGTCTCGACGCCGAACTGGCGACGGTGGGCCCCGCGGCGCTGCACGAGCGGCTCCGGACCCACGACCCGAGGGCGGCGGAGGCCATCCTGCCGAGCAACGGACGGCGCATCGTCCGCGCCCTGGAGGTCATCGAGATCACCGGCCGCCCGTTCACCGCCACGCTGCCGGAGTACCGCCATCGGTACCGCGCCGTGCAGATCGGGCTGGAGGTGCCGCGACCGGAGCTGGACGAACGCATCGCCCTCCGCGTGGAGCGCATGTGGGAGGCCGGGCTCGTCGACGAGGTGCGGACGCTGGAGAAGGCGGGCCTGCGCGACGGCCTGACCGCCGGACGGGCCCTCGGCTACGCCCAGGTGCTGCGGTTCCTGGCGGGGGAGTGGACCGAGGAGCGGGCCAAGGAGGAGACGATCCGGTCCACCCGCCGGTTCGCCCGCCGCCAGGAGTCCTGGTTCCGCCGGGATCCCCGGGTCCACTGGCTGCCGTACGACGACCCCGACCTGCTCGCCCGCGCACTGGCCCTGCCGGGCTAATACGATCTGAGCATGCGTTTCGTGAAGGGGCACGGCACCGAGAACGACTTCGTCATCCTGCCGGACCCCGAGGGTTCCCTGGACCTGACCCCGGCCGTCGTGGCGGCCCTGTGCGACCGCCGGGCGGGCATCGGCGCCGACGGGGTGCTGCGGGTCGTCCGGGCCAAGGCCGCCCACGACCCGACCGCCGAGGCGCTCTCCGGCGAGGCCGAGTGGTTCATGGATTACCGCAACGCCGACGGCGGCGTCGCCGAGATGTGCGGCAACGGGGTCCGGGTCTTCGCCCGGTACCTGGTGGACGCGGGCCTGGCCGCGCCGGGGGAGTTCGCCGTGGCGACCCGCGGGGGCCTCAAGCGGGTGACCCTCGGCCCATCCGGCGACGTCAGCGTGGACATGGGCCCTCCGGTCGTGCAGGGCGAGGGCCGGGCGACGCTGGCGGGCGAGGAGCACACCGGCCTGCGCGTCTCCATGGGCAACCCCCACCTGGCGTGCCCGGTCGACCGTCCCGTCCGAGAGCTCGATCTCTCGCGGGGGCCGGACTTCGACACGGCCGTCTTCCCGGAGGGCGTCAACCTGGAGCTGTTCCGCCCGGTGGGCGACCACCATGTCGAGATGCGGGTGTTCGAGCGCGGCTCGGGCGAGACCCGTTCCTGCGGGACCGGCGCGGTCGCCACGGCGGTCGCGGCGGCGGTCGCGGCGGCGGGCCCGTCGGCGCCTCCCGGCGAATGGCTGGTGGACGTCCCGGGCGGCAGGGTCACGGTCGTCCTCGACGGCCGTACCAGCCACCTGCGCGGCCCCGCGGTCCTCGTCGCCGACGGCGAGATCAGGGCCTCCTGGCTCCGCTGATCGGCGACCCGGGACGAACGCCCGGGAAGCGGCCCGAACGGGTCCTGACGACGACGGGACGGTGGTCCCTCCGCGACGGGACCGCCGGGGGCCTAACTTCAGACGTGCACACCCTGTGGGAGGCCGCACGGATAGGGATGGGAGCCCCGACGTCCGTGCGGTGACGGGGCCGGTGACAACCTTCATGGCGGGGGGCGGTCACCGGCCCTTTGCAGTTCCCAACCCCTGCGATCCCTCGGGTCAGGGCGCGCCGTTGATGGGCAGCCGGGCCTGGACGAGGGTGCCGCCAGCCGTGCCGGGGCCGATGGAGCAGGAGCCGCCCAGCTCGGCGGCCCGTTCGCGCATCGAGGACATGCCCACACCGGCGCGGGCGTGCTCCGGCAGGCCCACGCCGTCGTCGGCGACGCTGAGGTGCAGTTCGCCGCCGCGGTCCAGCCTGACCAGGACGATCCCGGCCCGGGCGTGCCGCCGTGCGTTGGTCAGCGCCTCCTGGGCGATCCGGTAGGCGGCGACCTCGACGGCGGCCGGCAGGTCGTCCAACTCGCCGTCCACCAGCACGTCCACGCGCGGGCCCCCGGCGGTGCCGTCGGCCAGGGCGCGGACGGCCCCCGCCAGGCCCAGGTCGTCCAGCGCGGGCGGGCGCAGCCCGTACACCAGCTCGCGGATGTCGCCGATGGTGCCGCTCATGGTGGTGCGCAGCTTCTCCAGCAGCGGGTCCACGGCCGCCGGGTCGCGGTGCAGGGTGATGCGGGCGGCGTCCACCGTCATGGCCAGGCTGGCCAGCGTCGGACCCAACCCGTCGTGCAGGTCCCGCCGGAGCCGCCGGCGCTCCTCCTCGCGGGTGGCCAGGATGCGTTCCCTGGACCGTTGCACGTCGGCGGCCAGCCGGACCGCGTTGGCGAGTTCCGCCAGGTTGCGGGCCATCACGGAGGCGATCCGGCGGTCCGGGATCTCCGCCCGCGAGTACAGCAGCCGGCCCACCGGCCGTCCGTGCCAGATCAGCGGGATCGACTCCGGGTCGGCGCCCAGGTCGCCGTCCTCGGCGATCGCCGCCCGGCCCTCGCGGCCCAGCACCTCGACCGTCACGCCGGCGGCCCGCAGCGCCTCCCGGACCACCGAGGCGGCGATGGCCAGCGCGGCCGCCGGGTCGGAGGCGGTCTGCAGCCGCCGATTGAGCCGGTCGGCGATCCGGTACGGGTCGCGTTCGCCGTGCAGCAGCCGGTCCACGGTGCGCTGCAGCCGCCGCCGCACCGGCTCGAACACCGCGCCCGCCGCGATCGCGCCCACCAGCCCCGCCATCGGCCCGCGCCCGGACAGGACCAGGCTCGCGGTGCCGACCAGGGCGAAGTACACCCCGGTGATGACCACGGCCAGCCCGGCGTAGACCAGGGTCCGACTGATGACCAGGTCGATGTCGTACAGCCGGTACCGGGTGATGGCGATGGCGATGCAGATCGGGACGGTCGCGATCGTGACGTTGCGGAGGGGATCGCCGATGGGGGTGGTCTCGCCGACGTAGATGATCGTCTGGGCGAGCACGCCCGGGTAGATGACCCAGGCGATCTGGCGGCGCACGTCGGCGGGGGATCGCCAGAACCGCAGCGCCACCGAGACCAGCCCCGCCAGCAGCGTCCCGATGATGGTGACGCTGATCGCCAGGGGGATGTCCTGGAACGGGTAGACCGAGACCCCGTTGTGGAACCTGCGCGCCTCCGGGTCGACGGTCAGATGCACGCACACGATCAGCGGCGTGGCGAACGCCGCCGCCAGCACCGGCCGGAACCACCGGGACACCAGCCGCCCGTCCGGGAAGATCAACGGAAGCACCAGCGTCAGCGCGAACGTGTCGACCGCCCACAGCCAGTGGCCCAACCAGCGGAAGAGCCAGGCCCCGGGATGCTCGTTCAGCTCCAGCCAGGGACCCAGGTTGAGGGACAGCACGTACACCGCCGCGCTGAACCCGGCGACGAGCATCAGCCACCCGACGTGCAGCCCGGGCCGGTGCCGTACCAGCAGGTAGGCCACCGGCGTCCAGGTGAGCGCGATGACGATCTCGGGATGCCACCACACCATCCGCCGGGCGGCGGGCACGTCCAGGCCCAGTCCCAGGGAGGCGGCCACGAGCGCGACGGCCGCCAGGGTGAGCAGGAGCGCCGCGCGGACCGCCCGGCGGTCCCGCACTGTCGTCACTAAGAGGTCTTTCTGCCGAAATGTCGGGGTGAGGGCATCGTAGAACGTCCCGGTCGCTGTCCTGCCGGCGATGGGGCGGTCGTCTCATGACGGCGGGACAGAACGCCTCCCACACTGGCGGAGCCGGAGCCCGAGAAGCGGGCGGTCGGCTCGACAGGTAAGGGGTGCGGCGAAGATGCGCAGGCTGATCGGTGCGCTGGTCGCGGTATGGCTGGCTGTGCTGGCCGTGCCGGGCACGGCGTGGGCAGAAGAGAAGAAGGAAGTGCCGCTGGCCACCCGGCTGGCCGCCAAGTCGCATCCGGCCGTGCAACTGCTGGCCACGACGTACTCGGCGACCCTGTCGGTGCCGACCGCGGAGCCGAACAACGCCGAGGTCCAGAGGCTGGCCCAGGAGACCGCCCGGCGGGTGCTGAACGGGGAGATCCCGAGGGACGATCAGAGCCTCTACAAGTACATCCTGGAGCAGTTCGCCGCCGACGTGGACCGCTTCCTGAAGCCGTCCGAGCCGGTCCGGACGGTGGAGGCCAAGGTCACCGGCACCTGCACCGGCTGGTGGGTGACACCCGACGGCTACATGGTCACCGGGGCGCACTGCGTCAAGCCGGACGCCGAGGAGCTCGGTCGGACGTTCGCCAAGCAGGCGCTGGACCAGATCAACAAGCAGGACGTCGCCGCGCTGATCCAGTCCATCGCCCAGGAGGGCCAGGCCAGCAGCGCCAACGTCGAGATCGCCACCCGGATCGTCGTCAACTTCAACGCCAAGCACCTGCGGATCGGCGAGACCCAGCAGTCCACCGCCGTGCTGCAGAGCGTCCAGGGCGGCGGGGTCGACAAGACCGCCAAGGAGCTGCCGGTCGAGGTCGTCTCCGCGGGCGAGAGCTACCCCGGCAAGGACGTGGCGCTGCTCAAGGTCAACGGCCAGCAGAACCTGCCCACCCTGGAGCTCGGGAACGACGACGACGTGCAGGTCGGCGACACCCTCTACATCGACGGCTTCCCCGGGACGGTCACCAACAACGGCTCGCTGAGCATCGACAGCAAGCTCCAGCCGACCTTCACCCAGGGCCCCTACAACGCGCAGCGCAGCACGCAGGGCGGGGTGCCCTACTTCCAGACCCAGGCCCCGGCCTACGGCGGCAACTCCGGCGGCCCCGTGTTCAGCGACTCGGGCAGGGTCGTCGGGATCCTGATCGCCGGCCTGAACGACACCGACGGCCAGTCGGCGCAGAACCAGCAACTGGTGCTGCCGGTCAGCGTGGTCAAGGAGCACCTGAACGGCAAGAACGTCAAGCCGGTCGCCTCGACCACCACCGTCTCCTACAACAAGGCGCTGGACTCCTACTTCAAGCGGCACTACAAGCGGGCGCTGCCCAAGTTCCGCGAGGTGCAGGCGCTCAACCCGGGTCACCCGTACGTCAACAAGTACATCAGCGACTCGCAGGCGGCCATCAACGCCGGCAAGGACGAGACGCCGTCCCCGATCATCGTCTGGGTGCTCATCGGCGGCGCGGTGCTGGTGGTCGTGATCATCGTGGTGGTGCTGGTGTCGACGCTGCGGCGTCGCTCCCGCCGCCGGCCCGGCCCGGGCGGTCCCGGTGGTCCGGGCGGCGGGTTCCCGCCGGTCCCCGGCTCGAGCGCGGGCGGCCCGGGCAACCCGTACGGGGCCCCGCAGCCGGGGCTGCCGGTGGGCGGCCCGATGTCGGGACAGCCGACCTACCCGGGCGGTCCGCCCCCCGGTCCCGTGGGCCCGCCCCCGCAGCCGCCGGGCGGTCCCGGGTACCAGGCGCCCTGGCCCGGAGCGCAGTGACACCGGTCCCGGTGACCCGGGCCCGATGACGACGAACGGCCCGTCGGCGGAATCCTCCGCCGACGGGCCGTTCCGTCACGTCAGGGGCACGGACAGGCTCGTCATCAGGGTGCGCACGCCCAGGCGCATGACCGCCGGATCGACGTCCTTCAGCAGGACGCGCTGCAGGATGAAGCCCGGCAGCAGCCCGAACAGGGCCTTGGAGACGGCGGTGAGGTCGGCGTCGGCGGGGAGTCGGCCGACGTCGCGCAGGCGTTCGGCGTAGGTCAGCCACACCTGGCGGATCCGCGTCATGGCGTCCAGGACGATCACGCCGAC
The DNA window shown above is from Thermomonospora umbrina and carries:
- a CDS encoding NAD(P)-binding domain-containing protein; translated protein: MTYERVDVAVIGAGQAGLSSAYALRRSGLGFVVFDHNPGPGGAWRHRWPSLTLSAAHRVHDLPGLPLGEADASRPASEVVSEYFGRYERTFDLPVHRPVDVTAVRDDEDGRLLVDTSEGVWSVRGLINATGTWERPFWPYYPGRETFRGRQLHTVDYRSASEFAGRRVVVVGGGASAVQLLMEIAEVASATAWVTRRPPVWVDGPFDEARGRDSVARVEERVRRGLPPGSVVGATGLMLTPEVRAARDRGVLERLPMFERVTPDGVVWADGGSFAADVILWATGFRASLDHLAPLRLRAPGGGIEIDGTRAVRDPRVHLVGYGPSASTIGANRAGRTAVRDLRALLGRARREETAAVS
- a CDS encoding amino acid ABC transporter permease, with amino-acid sequence MSRSGANVLFDAPGPRARLRNNIITGVSALLLLGVAWVVYDRLNDRGQWAGKLWDPFTEWQVWDNLILPGLKNTLAAAAVASVLALLFGVVFGLARLSDHWWIRLPAGAVVEFFRAIPLLILIFLAFFVPPAISPVIADGPLGNLQRTLVENVFFVFGVEINAGNVTVPAFAALVFGLVMYNGSVLAEVVRAGVLAVPRGQSEAAYAIGLRKNAVMRLVLLPQAITAMMPAVVSQMVVLLKDTALGFVIAYEDLLSSGFRIVPANYANLIPAAIVISIIYIGINMALSHLANRLERRSRRSRKTSARTLAADATTGGAVGLSTTDAATGAD
- the miaB gene encoding tRNA (N6-isopentenyl adenosine(37)-C2)-methylthiotransferase MiaB; the encoded protein is MNAPTITPEAPRTYQIRTYGCQMNVHDSERLAGLLEAAGYVRADRAAEPDVVVFNTCAVRENADNRLYGNLGHLRPVKDGHPGMQIAVGGCLAQKDRDAIVRRAPWVDVVFGTHNIGSLPVLLERARVGREAQVEIKEALETFPSTLPTRRESPYAAWVSISVGCNNTCTFCIVPALRGKERDRRPGEILAEVEALVGEGVLEVTLLGQNVNAYGSEFGDRQAFAKLLRACGEIDGLERVRFTSPHPRDFTDDVIAAMAETPNVMHSLHMPLQSGSDAVLRAMRRSYRQDRYLGIIERVRAAMPDAAITTDIIVGFPGETEEDFEQTLHVVREARFSGAFTFQYSKRPGTPAATMDGQVPKEIVQERYERLIALQEEISWSENKRQLGRTLEVLVAEGEGRKDDATRRLSGRAPDNRLVHFRQPDETVRPGDMVTVEVTYAAPHHLVADGPVQTVRRTRAGDAWEARQGRVAGAAGVALGMPTIGRPAAPPQSAGCSAHG
- a CDS encoding glutamate ABC transporter substrate-binding protein, whose amino-acid sequence is MRARQFAAVAMAAALALGAAACGSDSEKKEAESKPLAQRAKESGKLVVGIKFDQPALGLKKPDGTYEGFDVDVARYVAKELGVQASGITFKEARSENRESFLASNQVDIIFATYSITDSRKPKVTFGGPYYVAHQDTMVLADNKDITKATDLKGKKLCRAAGSNSWRRITDPPPDGKLNIDAELVDATGYSDCVAKLKSGSLDAVTTDDLILAGFANQQKGAFKVISDPFTDEKYGVGLKKGDLETCEAVNKALTKMYSDGTAQQLLQKHFGGTGLKFTTTVPQFEGCA
- a CDS encoding amino acid ABC transporter ATP-binding protein — protein: MKDSGIEAGGAVGSDHVPLVLLEKVNKHFGPLHVLRDIDLSVERGEVVVVIGPSGGGKSTLCRSINRLEPIDGGTITVDGRRLPEEGKELARLRSDVGMVFQSFNLFAHKTILQNVTLGPTKVRRRKRADAEDRAMALLDRVGIGAQAAKYPAQLSGGQQQRAAIARALAMEPKVMLFDEPTSALDPEMVNEVLEVMTGLAREGMTMIVVTHEMGFARRAANKVVFMADGQIVEENTPDEFFTNARTDRARDFLSKILTH
- a CDS encoding amino acid ABC transporter permease, which translates into the protein MDQLLDFGPVFDNLDKILLGFWATIRIAAMTAVLSLFLGTVLAAFRVSPTPVLRATGSFVVNLLRNTPLTLVLAICILAINDNLKVTLSDSEGINRYWWGVLGLSVYTSAFVCEALRSGINTVPLGQAEAARSIGLTSTQSLRMIILPQAVRAVIAPLGSVMIAMIKNTTVVGAVAYGVEAAAVMKNLFYDFGASIPIFVGIAVGYMILTLPTGFLFGWLAKRMAVAR